In one window of Solanum pennellii chromosome 2, SPENNV200 DNA:
- the LOC107010929 gene encoding uncharacterized protein LOC107010929 isoform X2 — MKGLLCLLSRICRENLVAFGVLVLLDRLMQVPQRLYSLDELKLNGIEAISLLSPVDATLGAIERNLQIAAILSGSAAWYALDLSPQQILFVSLGVLFLWTLDLVSFNGGVGTLVLDTIGHTFSQKYHNRVIQHEAGHFLIAYLLGILPKGYTLTSLDALKKEGSLNIQAGTAFVDFEFIEEVNRGKVTATMLNRFSCIALAGVATEYLLFGYAEGGLSDINQLDALLKSLGFTQKKADSQVRWAVLNTILILRRHEKARSKLAEAMTQGKSVGVCIDIIEKSISDDDL, encoded by the exons TCAAGGATTTGCAGGGAAAACCTGGTGGCCTTCGGTGTTTTGGTGCTGCTAGACAG GCTCATGCAGGTACCACAGAGGCTGTATTCCTTAGATGAATTGAAGTTGAATGGAATAGAAGCCATATCTCTTCTATCACCAGTTGATGCTACCCTTGGAGCAATTGAAAGAAATCTGCAAATTGCTGCTATATTAAGTGGTTCTGCAGCATGGTATGCGCTTGATTTGAGCCCACAACAGATCCTTTTTGTTTCTCTGGGGGTTCTGTTTCTGTGGACTCTGGACTTG GTTTCTTTCAATGGAGGAGTTGGTACTTTGGTCCTTGACACAATTGGCCATACATTCAGTCAGAAGTACCATAACAGGGTTATTCAA CATGAAGCTGGGCATTTCTTGATTGCCTACTTGCTGGGTATTCTTCCCAAAGGGTATACACTCACCAGTTTGGATGCTTTGAAGAAGGAAGGATCGTTAAACATCCAAGCAGGAACAGCCTTTGTGGACTTCGAATTTATTGAGGAA GTAAATAGAGGAAAAGTAACAGCCACG ATGCTGAACAGGTTTTCATGTATTGCGCTAGCAGGTGTAGCAACTGAGTATCTTCTGTTTGGGTATGCTGAGGGAGGTCTGTCTGACATTAATCAG TTGGATGCATTACTGAAAAGCTTGGGATTTACACAGAAGAAAGCAGATTCTCAGGTGAGATGGGCTGTATTGAACACAATCCTCATTTTGCGACGCCATGAGAAGGCACGATCGAAGCTTGCAGAGGCAATGACTCAAGGGAAATCTGTGGGCGTCTGCATTGACATCATTGAGAAATCCATCAGCGATGATGATTTGTAG
- the LOC107010928 gene encoding oxygen-evolving enhancer protein 1, chloroplastic, producing the protein MAASLQAAATLMQPTKVGGGSPRNNLPLRSSQSVSKAFGLEPSASRLSCSLQADLKDFAQKCTDAAKIAGFALATSALVVSGANAEGVPKRLTFDEIQSKTYMEVKGTGTANQCPTIDGGVDSFAFKPGKYNAKKFCLEPTSFTVKAEGVSKNSAPDFQKTKLMTRLTYTLDEIEGPFEVSPDGTVKFEEKDGIDYAAVTVQLPGGERVPFLFTIKQLVASGKPESFSGDFLVPSYRGSSFLDPKGRGGSTGYDNAVALPAGGRGDEEELQKENVKNTASLTGKITFTVTKSNPQTGEVIGVFESIQPSDTDLGAKTPKDVKIQGIWYAQLES; encoded by the exons atggcAGCCTCTCTACAAGCAGCTGCTACTCTTATGCAACCAACTAAGGTTGGTGGTGGCTCTCCCAGAAACAACTTGCCATTGAGGTCATCTCAAAGTGTGAGCAAGGCATTTGGTCTTGAACCATCTGCATCCAGGCTTTCTTGCTCTTTGCAAGCTGATCTTAAAGATTTTGCTCAGAAATGCACTGATGCTGCCAAGATTGCTGGATTTGCCCTTGCCACTTCTGCCCTTGTTGTCTCA GGAGCTAATGCTGAAGGAGTTCCAAAACGTCTAACCTTTGATGAGATTCAGAGCAAGACATACATGGAAGTAAAGGGCACTGGAACAGCCAACCAGTGCCCTACCATAGATGGAGGTGTTGATAGCTTTGCCTTCAAGCCAGGCAAATACAACGCCAAGAAGTTCTGCTTAGAGCCAACATCGTTCACCGTCAAGGCAGAGGGCGTAAGCAAAAATTCAGCCCCAGACTTCCAAAAGACCAAGCTTATGACTCGCTTAACCTACACTTTGGATGAGATTGAGGGACCCTTTGAAGTATCTCCTGATGGCACTGTTAAATTTGAGGAGAAGGATGGAATTGATTACGCTGCTGTTACTGTCCAGCTTCCTGGTGGTGAGCGTGTTCCCTTCCTCTTCACCATCAAACAACTTGTGGCATCTGGAAAGCCTGAGAGCTTCAGTGGTGACTTCCTTGTGCCATCCTACAGAGGTTCATCGTTTCTTGACCCAAAAGGCAGGGGTGGATCCACTGGTTACGACAATGCTGTTGCATTGCCAGCTGGAGGCAGAGGAGATGAGGAGGAGCTCCAGAAAGAGAACGTAAAGAATACCGCGTCTTTAACAGGAAAGATCACATTTACTGTTACCAAGAGCAACCCACAGACTGGTGAGGTGATTGGAGTGTTTGAGAGCATTCAGCCATCTGATACTGATCTGGGGGCAAAGACTCCTAAGGATGTAAAAATCCAGGGTATCTGGTATGCCCAGCTTGAATCATAG
- the LOC107009230 gene encoding uncharacterized protein LOC107009230, whose product MGGTICLGSIRMYFQVKNSEPAILFGNQSFVDERHVIDMSNLKMLAFLSLEKMSVVAAWRIWCLTRWTRRERYDFVHLNAMKMTFAHVLVLLCFCCCPVGSGVI is encoded by the exons ATGGGTGGTACCATATGTCTTGGATCAATAAGAATGtattttcaagtaaaaaattCTGAACCTGCAATACT ATTTGGCAACCAGAGCTTTGTAGATGAGAGGCACGTCATAGATATGAG CAATTTGAAGATGCTGGCCTTTCTTTCACTGGAAAAGATGAGTGTGGTTGCTGCATGGAG GATCTGGTGTCTCACAAGATGGACGAGGAGAGAAAGATATG ATTTTGTTCATTTGAATGCAATGAAGATGACCTTTGCACACGTGCTTGTCCTTCTCTGTTTCTGCTGTTGTCCAGTGGGTTCGGGTGTCATCTGA